TTTTTGGGGCGGGAGCAGCGCTCCTACCGCCGCGCGGCATCCCTGCAGAAATGCATGCGGGTGCAGGGCAAGCACAACGACCTGGACAACGTGGGCCCCAGCCCCCGCCATCACACGTTCTTCTTCATGCTGGGCAACTTCAGCTTCGGGGACTACTTCAAGCGCGAGGCGGTGGCCTACGCCTGGGACCTGCTGACCGGGCGCTACGGCCTGGACCCCGACCGCCTGGTGGTCACCGTCCACCACGCCGATCGGGAGGCCGCCGAGGCCTGGCGGGAGGTGGGCGTGCCGTCGGAGCGGGTGGTGGCCATGGGCGACGCCACCAACTTCTGGATGATGGCCGAGACCGGCCCCTGCGGGCCCACCTCGGAATTGCATTACGACTGGGGGCCGGAGCACTGCACCTGCGGCCGCGCCGACTGCAGCGTGGCGCTGGACAACGGGTGCCTGCGGTGGCTGGAGGTGTGGAACCTGGTGTTCATGCAGTACGAGCAGCGGCCTGACGGGACCCGCGTTCCCCTGCCGCGCCCGGGGGTGGACACCGGGATGGGGCTGGAGCGGATCACGTCGGTCCTGCAGGGGGTGAACGACGATTACGCCACCGACCTGTTCACCCCTCTCCTGGACCGCCTGCAGGTTCTGCTGGGGCACGATGCCGCCGGCCGCCACGCCCATCGGGTGGCGTACCGGGTGCTGGCAGACCACGGGCGGGCCATGGCGTTCCTGATGGCCGACGGGGTTGTGCCGGGCAACGAGGGGCGCGGCTATGTGCTGCGGATGATCATGCGGCGGGCGATGCGCTTTGCCCGCGCCGCGGGCGTCAGCCACCCCCTGCTGGCGGACCTGGCCGATGCGGTGGTGGACCTGATGGGAGAGCGCTATCCGGAACTGGCCTCCCAGCGGGAGTTCATCCGGACCGTCGCCCGCCAGGAGGAGGAACGCTTCGCCCAGACCCTGGCGGCGGGCCTGCAGAAGCTGGACGAGCTGGTGGCGGCCACCCTGGCCCGGGGGCATCGGGTCCTGGCCGGCGAGGACGTCTTCCGGCTGTACGACACCTACGGCTTCCCCCTGGAGATGACCCGGGACGTGGCCCGCGAGCGCGGGCTGACCGTGGACGAGTCCGGATTCGCCCGGGCCCTGGAGGCCCAGCGGGAGCGCGCCCGGGCCGCCCAGGCGTTCGGGCTGCGGCCCGACGAGCGCCGGTACGCGGCCCTGGCGGAGGCGGGAGTGACCAGCGAGTTCATCGGCTACCGGCGCCTGCGGGCGCGCGCCCGGGTCCTGGCCGTGCTGGTGCCGGACGGGCAGGTGCAGGAGGCGCGCGAAGGCGCCGAGGTGGAGGTGGTGCTGGACCGCACGCCGTTCTATCCCGAAGGCGGCGGTCAGGTGGGCGATACGGGCGTCCTGGCGGGCCGCGACGGCGAGGTGGAGGTGACGGACACCCAGCGGCCGCTGCCCGGGCTGATCGTCCACCGCGGCCGCGTGGTGCGCGGGCGGATCCGGGCCGGGCAGAGCGTGCGGGCGGCCGTGGACCAGGCACGGCGATGGGACATCATGCGCAACCACACGGCGACCCACCTGCTCCACCGGGCCCTGCGGGAGGTCCTGGGCGAGCACGCCCGCCAGGCCGGGTCCCTGGTGGCCCCCGACCGGCTGCGGTTCGACTTCGTGCACACCGCCCCGCTGACCGCGGCCCAGCGGGCGGCGGTCGAAGAGCGGGTCAACGAGCAGATCCTGGCCGACCTGCCGGTGCGCGCCCGCTGGATGTCTCTGGAGGACGCCCTGCGCCTGGGCGCCGTGGCCCTGTTCGGCGAGAAGTACGGCGACCGGGTGCGGGTGGTCAGCATCGCCGACTACAGCCGCGAACTGTGCGGCGGCACCCACCTGTCGCGCACCTCCCAGGCGGGGCTGTTCAAGGTCACGGCCGAGAGCGGGGTCGCCGCCGGCATCCGGCGGGTGGAGGCCGTGACCGGGCGCGGAGTGCTGGCGCTCCTGCGCCAGCAGGAGGCCACCCTGCGGGCGCTGTCCGAACGCCTGCGGGCGGGCCCCGAGGAGCTGGTGGAGCGGGTCGCCCGGCTGCTGGAGAGGGAGCGGGATCTGGAGCGGGAGCTGCGCACGGCCCGCGCCCGCGCCTCTGCCGTGGAGGCCGTGCCGGCGGTGGTCCTGGACGGCACCACCGTCGTCGTGGCCGACACCGATCTGGAGGAGCCGGCGGACCTGCGCGCGGAAGCCGACCGGTTGCGGGCGCGGCTGGACCAGCAGCGCGTGGCGGGCGTCGTGGTGGTCGCCTCCTCCCGCAGCGGGGCCGTGGTGGCGACCCGCACCACCGCGGTGACGCCGCCCGTGGACGCCGGCCGTCTGGTCCGGCTGCTGGTGGAGCGGTTCGGCGGGCGCGGGGGCGGCCGACCGACCCTGGGCCAGGGGGGCCTGCGGGACCGGGCCCTGGTCGGCGAGATGGTCCGGGCCAGCCGCGATCCCGCGTTTCTGCGGACTCTGCTGGAGCAGGCGCGGGAGGAGGCGGCGGGGTCGGGATGAGGGTTCTGGCGCTGGATGTGGGCGCGCGGCGCATCGGGCTGGCGATCTCGTCGCCCGACGGGACCCTGGCCCAGCCCGCAGGCGTGGTCGAGCGCCGCTCCTGGCCCCAGGTGGTGGAGGCGCTGCGCGAGCGGATCCGACGCTACGGGGTGGAGCGGGTGGTGGTGGGCCTGCCTCGCCGCCTGGACGGGACCGAGGCCACCGCGGCGGAGGTGGCCCGGCGGTTTGCCCGCCGGCTGCAGGAGGCCCTGGGGGTGCCGGTGGACCTGGCCGACGAGTGGCTGACGACGGTGGAGGCCGAGCGACTGCTGGTGGCCGCCGACCTCAGCCGCCGCCGGCGGCGCCAGACGCGCGATGCGGTGGCGGCGGCGCTGATCCTGCAGACCTACCTCGACCGGCGGCGTTGACACCCCCCCGGCGCGGTGTTACGCTCTCACCGTCGTGGCGGGAATTCTCCGGATGGGCCGGCCGGCGGGCCGGCCCTCCGGCGCGAGGTGCGGTCGTGGCCGACCGGGGAGAAGTCATCACGTTGCTGGACGAGCAGGGCCAGGCTCACGACTTCAGCCTGGTGGACGTGATCGAGGTGGACCGGCACCGCTACGCCATCCTCCAGCCGCTGTCGGGCGAAGGCGTCTCCGAAGACGACCCTGCGGTGGTGTTCCGGGTGGAGGGGGAGACGCTGGTGGCGGTGGAGGACGAGGAAGAGTTCCGCAAGGTCGCCGACGCCATCGAGGCCGAGGCGGGCTACGACGATGTGGAGGTCGTGGGCGAGGACTCCTCCTCCGACGACGACGCCGTCAACTGACCTCCGCGCGGTGCCGGCTGGCCGATGACGTCAGCGCGGCGCACTGCGGTGCTGGCAGGAGCCGTTCTCGCGGCGGGAGCGGCGGCGGTGGCATCCGCCGCCACCGCGGTGCGTCCCGCCAACCCCTCCGGATCCCCCCAGGTGGTGCTGGTGCCCCCGGGCGCGCCGGCCGCGGAGATCGGAAGGCGGCTGGAATCCGAGGGCATCATCCGCCGCGCGTCCGACTTCGTGTGGGTGGTGCGCCTGCGCCGGCTGGAGGGGCGGCTGCAGGGCGGGGAGTACCGGCTGTCTCCGGCCATGGGTCTGCTGGAGGTGGTGGATGTCCTGGCCCGGGGCCAGGTCCTCCTCCACGAGGTCACGGTGCCCGAGGGCTACACGGCACTGGATGTCGCCCGGCTCCTGGCCGACGCCGGCCTGGGCGACCGCCGGCGGCTGGAGGCGCTGGTCCGGGGTGGCGCGGCGCGCCTGCCCCACGCCTTTCTCCGCGGCGTGCCCACCGGCTCTCTGGAAGGGTACCTGTTTCCCGACACCTACCGCCTGCCCCGGGGCTGGCCCGAGGAGCGGGTGGTGGGCGTCCTGCTGGACCGGTTTGCCGACGTGGTCCTTCCCCTGTGGCGGCAGGAGGGAGGAGGCCGGTCCCTGCATGAGATCGTCACGATGGCGTCCCTGGTGGAACGGGAGGCCCGGCGGGACGACGAGCGGGCGCTGATCGCGGGCGTCCTGTACAACCGCCTGCGCCGCGGCATGCGCCTGGAGGTGGACGCGACGGTCCTGTATGCGTTGGGCCGGCACAAGGCGGTGGTGACCTACCGCGACCTGGACGTGGACTCCCCGTACAACACCTACCGCCGGGCGGGCCTGCCTCCCGGCCCCATCGCCAACCCGGGTCTGGCGTCCATCCGGGCGGCCCTGCGGCCGGCGGCCACCGACTACCTGTACTACGTGGCCCGGCCCGACGGCTCCCACGTCTTCAGCCGCACCTACCGCGAGCACCTGGCCGCCATCCGGAGGCACCGGTCGGGCCAGTGATCACGGCGTGGTTGCGGGCGGCGCGCGGCCGCATGTTGCCCCTGACCCGGTGGGTCACCCCGAGCCGGACCGCGGCGTCGGTCCTCGACCTGTCCCCCCAGGACCTGCGCGCGGGCGGGGTGCGGGGGCTGATCCTGGACCTGGACAACACCGTGGTGCCCTGGGGGTCGGCCGCTCCCTCTGCCGACGTGGTGCGGTGGGTGTCGGCGGTGCGGGCGGCGGGCCTGGCGGTGTGCATCGTCTCCAACAGCTTCACCTCCCGCGCCCGGCGGGTGGGGGAGATCCTGGGCGTTCCGGTGGTGTCCTGGGCCGCCAAACCGGCGCCGTGGGCCTTCCGGCGCGCCCTGCGGGTCCTGGGGACCGCCCCCGCCCAGACGGCGCTGGTGGGCGATCAGCTGTTCACCGACATCCTGGGCGGCAACCTGCTGGGCCTGCGCACGATCCTGGTGGAGCCGCTGTCGCCCCGGGAGTTTGTCACCACCCGGTGGGTCCGCCGCCTGGAGGCCGCGGTGCGCCGGATGGTGGGCGGCGGGCCGGGCGGTGGCACGGCAGGGGACTCTCACCAGCAGCCCGGGGATGACTAACGCCGAGCAGCCCACGGGCATAGCGAACGTGTGAGCGCCCAACAGAAGCGGTATGCGGCGGTCATCGTGGCCACCGTGGGGGTGCTGGTGGCGGCGGCCGCCGCCGCGGTGGCAGGCGACGCGCTGACAGCTGCCAGACAGGCGCACCTGGCCGGCCGCCACGCCCAGGCGGTGGCCCTTCTGCGGGCGTATCTGCAGGCCCACCCCGCCGACGCGTCCGCCTGGGTGTGGCTGGGCGCGTCCTACTACCAGCTGGGGGCCGCCCCCCAGGCCGTGGCATCCTTCCGGCAGGCCCTGGCCCTGCGTCCCTCCCCCGAGGTCGCCCTGTGGCTGGGAGCCGCCTTGGTGAAGGCGGGCCGGGATGACGAGGCGCGCGCCGCCTTCCGGAGGGCCGCCCGCAGCCCCCACCCGCAGACCTCCACCCTGGCCTGGCAGTGGCTGCGGGCCCAGGAGGCCGACCACATGGCCGTGCTGGCCCACCCGCCGTCTGTGGACGCCTACGCCCGCGTGGTGCGCTGGTACAACCCCGTCCTGTCCGCATCCCAGGTGGATGCCATCGTCCGCAGCGTCCTGTACTACAGTGACCGCTATGCCGTCGACCCCCGCCTGGTGGTGGCCCTGATCGCCGTGGAGTCCGGGTTCCACATCGGCGCCCGCTCGCCGGCCGGAGCGGTCGGTCTGGGACAGCTGATGCCCCAGACCTGGCAGAGCCTGGGGGTGAACCCCCTGGACCCGGTGGGCAACATCTACGGGACGGTGCGGTGGCTGCGGGCCCAGCTGGACCGCTTCGGGGGCAACGTCTCCCTGGCCCTGGCGGCCTACAACGCCGGCCACGGCGCCGTGACCCGGTACAACGGGATCCCGCCCTACCGGGAAACCCAGTGGTACGTGCTCAACGTCCTGCGCCTGTACACCCACCTGGCCGGAGGCGTCCGGCAGGCCTCCTCCCGCTGAGCGGCTTCCGGACGGCGTGCGCGGCCCGGCCGCGCTTCTCTGGGACTGGCACCAAACTTGCTCACATCTTCTCCGGAGGCATCCGGCGCCTGCCCTGCGCGGCGGCGACGGCGGGACCGGCGGGACGGTAGCCCCTTGCAATTTGGGGGTGAGTTTGTTAGAATCCGGCCAGTCCTCGCGATAAAGGCAAACCCAGGGTGACCTGGGGGCGCAAAGCTACGGGACCTGCCGGTGGCGATGGCCGGAAGGTCAGCCGGGCTGCCGAACGAGGCGATTGTTTTTCCCTCCTGCGGCAGTCCTCCGGTCCCGTCTCAGCGCTGCGCCTCCGATTCCGCGGGCATCGGCGATGTCCGGCGGGTGACAGGAGGAGGCTGCTATGGGACGCAGGGGCACGCTGCATGCGGCGCGGGAGACCCCGCCCGACGACTTCCTGGCCTGGTTCCGCGCGTATCGTTCGTCACGATCCCCCGACCTGCACGAGAAACTGACCACCCACTTCATGCCGCTGGTCCACCAGGTGGCCCGCCGGTACGCCCGCTCGGGCATCCCCCTGGACGACCTGCATCAGATCGGGTACATCGGCCTGATGAACGCGGTCACCAACTTCGACCCCGACCGGCGGGTCAAGTTCGAGACCTACGCCCGCCACCTGATCGCCGGCGAGATCCGCCACTACCTGCGCGACCAGGGGACGACGGTCCGCCGGCCGCGCTGGCTGTACGAGATGGACCACCGGGTCAACCGGGCGGTGACCAGCCTCACCCAGCGCATCGGGCGGCCGCCCACCCCCGCCGAGATCGCCCGGGAGATCCAGAGCTCCGAGGACGAGGTGGTGGAGGTCCTGCAGGCCCGGGAGTCGCTGCGGCTCGTCTCGCTGGACGAGGAGCGGGAGGGCGACGACGGCGCCCCCATCGCCCAGCGGGACCGCATCACCACCAAGCACGTGGCCGGCTCGATGCCCGTGGAAGAGCGGGTGCTGGTCCACGACGCCGTGGAGCGCCTGTCGGATCTGCAGCGCAAGGTGATCTACTACCTGTTCTTCATGGACCTGACCCAGACGGAGGCCGCCCGCCGGCTGGGCATCTCCCAGAAGCACGTCTCCCGGGTGATGCACGCCGCCCTGCGGCGCCTGCGGGAGAGTCTGCGGCCGGAGGCGGTGTGAGGCGTGCACACATCCGGCCCGGGGGGACGCTCCACCCGCCGGGGTGAGGTCCCTCCGGCAGACGCCGGGGAAGATGGAGGAGGAGAGCACGTGAAGACCGAGGACCGGACCGTGGCGCCCGATCTGCCCATCTACCCCATCCGCACGGTGGCCCGCCTGACGGGCGTGGACGCCCGGCGGATCCGGGCGTGGGAGAGCCAGTACGGGCTGCTCCGCCCCGCCCGCACCCGGGGAGGGCACCGGCTGTTCAGCCAGCGCGACCTGGAGCTGATCCGGCGCATCAAGCGCCTCATCGACGAAGAGGGGCTCCGCCTGCAGGGGGTGCGGCTGCTGCTGGAGGCGGAGGCCGCCGCCGACGGCGGCACCGAGCGCTGAGGGGTCTGTGAGGACCTGATCATGGCCACCACTCTCAAGGACCTGTTGCGGGCGCTGGTGGGGGGTATCGAAGGCCTGGTGGGCGCCGCCGTGGTCAACATGGACGGCAGCCCCGTGGAAGTCCTCAAGGTGGACCCCCACTTCGCCATCGAGGAGGTCGCCCCCGAAGGCGCCGTGGCCGGCAAAGTGCTGGACTACCTGTGCCAGAAGGTGGACGGCGGCCCCATCGACCACATCATGCTGGTGGCCGAGCGCTACATCCTCCTGATGGCCATGGCCGGCCAGGAGTATTACGTGGCCATCGTCATCCACCCGCGGGGAAACGTGGGCAAGGCGCGCCTGCAGCTGCGCCGCTTCATGCCCGAGATTGCGTCGGTGCTCAACGCCGGGGTGATCTGAACGGTCGAGGCGTCGGAGCGTGGGACCGTTGGAGCGGTGACACGAGGATGCTGGCCCGGCGGACAGGCGAGGTCACACGCCCGCTCCAGGGGCGCTCCCGTTCCGACGCGTCACCACTCCGGCGCGTGAACGCCCGGAAAGGAGCCCGGGGATGCATTCGGTGGATGTGACGGCAGGCGGGCTGCGGGGCATTCTGGACGCCCTGTTGCGGGTGGACGGGGTGACCGCGGCCCTGGTGGTCGGCCGCGACGGTTTCGTGATCGAGGCGGCCACGGCCCACCCGGTGGACACCGACTCGGTGGGGGCCATCGCCGCCAGCAGCCTGGCGGCCGCGGAGGCCATGGGCACCGAGCTGAACCTGGGCGCCCTGGGATCCATTCTCATCGAGTACGACGTGGGGCCGGTGGCCGTGA
This genomic interval from Armatimonadota bacterium contains the following:
- a CDS encoding transglycosylase SLT domain-containing protein; its protein translation is MSAQQKRYAAVIVATVGVLVAAAAAAVAGDALTAARQAHLAGRHAQAVALLRAYLQAHPADASAWVWLGASYYQLGAAPQAVASFRQALALRPSPEVALWLGAALVKAGRDDEARAAFRRAARSPHPQTSTLAWQWLRAQEADHMAVLAHPPSVDAYARVVRWYNPVLSASQVDAIVRSVLYYSDRYAVDPRLVVALIAVESGFHIGARSPAGAVGLGQLMPQTWQSLGVNPLDPVGNIYGTVRWLRAQLDRFGGNVSLALAAYNAGHGAVTRYNGIPPYRETQWYVLNVLRLYTHLAGGVRQASSR
- the ruvX gene encoding Holliday junction resolvase RuvX; translated protein: MRVLALDVGARRIGLAISSPDGTLAQPAGVVERRSWPQVVEALRERIRRYGVERVVVGLPRRLDGTEATAAEVARRFARRLQEALGVPVDLADEWLTTVEAERLLVAADLSRRRRRQTRDAVAAALILQTYLDRRR
- a CDS encoding MerR family transcriptional regulator, producing MKTEDRTVAPDLPIYPIRTVARLTGVDARRIRAWESQYGLLRPARTRGGHRLFSQRDLELIRRIKRLIDEEGLRLQGVRLLLEAEAAADGGTER
- a CDS encoding DUF1292 domain-containing protein; this translates as MADRGEVITLLDEQGQAHDFSLVDVIEVDRHRYAILQPLSGEGVSEDDPAVVFRVEGETLVAVEDEEEFRKVADAIEAEAGYDDVEVVGEDSSSDDDAVN
- a CDS encoding roadblock/LC7 domain-containing protein; this encodes MHSVDVTAGGLRGILDALLRVDGVTAALVVGRDGFVIEAATAHPVDTDSVGAIAASSLAAAEAMGTELNLGALGSILIEYDVGPVAVTPVGPDACLAVVGNQGANLGRLRIEMRKIRQAVASQL
- the mltG gene encoding endolytic transglycosylase MltG, with amino-acid sequence MTSARRTAVLAGAVLAAGAAAVASAATAVRPANPSGSPQVVLVPPGAPAAEIGRRLESEGIIRRASDFVWVVRLRRLEGRLQGGEYRLSPAMGLLEVVDVLARGQVLLHEVTVPEGYTALDVARLLADAGLGDRRRLEALVRGGAARLPHAFLRGVPTGSLEGYLFPDTYRLPRGWPEERVVGVLLDRFADVVLPLWRQEGGGRSLHEIVTMASLVEREARRDDERALIAGVLYNRLRRGMRLEVDATVLYALGRHKAVVTYRDLDVDSPYNTYRRAGLPPGPIANPGLASIRAALRPAATDYLYYVARPDGSHVFSRTYREHLAAIRRHRSGQ
- the alaS gene encoding alanine--tRNA ligase, with the translated sequence MAREERWPWQVVADTFLEYFRERGHAIVPSSSLVPAGDPTLLFTNAGMVQFKDVFLGREQRSYRRAASLQKCMRVQGKHNDLDNVGPSPRHHTFFFMLGNFSFGDYFKREAVAYAWDLLTGRYGLDPDRLVVTVHHADREAAEAWREVGVPSERVVAMGDATNFWMMAETGPCGPTSELHYDWGPEHCTCGRADCSVALDNGCLRWLEVWNLVFMQYEQRPDGTRVPLPRPGVDTGMGLERITSVLQGVNDDYATDLFTPLLDRLQVLLGHDAAGRHAHRVAYRVLADHGRAMAFLMADGVVPGNEGRGYVLRMIMRRAMRFARAAGVSHPLLADLADAVVDLMGERYPELASQREFIRTVARQEEERFAQTLAAGLQKLDELVAATLARGHRVLAGEDVFRLYDTYGFPLEMTRDVARERGLTVDESGFARALEAQRERARAAQAFGLRPDERRYAALAEAGVTSEFIGYRRLRARARVLAVLVPDGQVQEAREGAEVEVVLDRTPFYPEGGGQVGDTGVLAGRDGEVEVTDTQRPLPGLIVHRGRVVRGRIRAGQSVRAAVDQARRWDIMRNHTATHLLHRALREVLGEHARQAGSLVAPDRLRFDFVHTAPLTAAQRAAVEERVNEQILADLPVRARWMSLEDALRLGAVALFGEKYGDRVRVVSIADYSRELCGGTHLSRTSQAGLFKVTAESGVAAGIRRVEAVTGRGVLALLRQQEATLRALSERLRAGPEELVERVARLLERERDLERELRTARARASAVEAVPAVVLDGTTVVVADTDLEEPADLRAEADRLRARLDQQRVAGVVVVASSRSGAVVATRTTAVTPPVDAGRLVRLLVERFGGRGGGRPTLGQGGLRDRALVGEMVRASRDPAFLRTLLEQAREEAAGSG
- a CDS encoding sigma-70 family RNA polymerase sigma factor — its product is MGRRGTLHAARETPPDDFLAWFRAYRSSRSPDLHEKLTTHFMPLVHQVARRYARSGIPLDDLHQIGYIGLMNAVTNFDPDRRVKFETYARHLIAGEIRHYLRDQGTTVRRPRWLYEMDHRVNRAVTSLTQRIGRPPTPAEIAREIQSSEDEVVEVLQARESLRLVSLDEEREGDDGAPIAQRDRITTKHVAGSMPVEERVLVHDAVERLSDLQRKVIYYLFFMDLTQTEAARRLGISQKHVSRVMHAALRRLRESLRPEAV
- a CDS encoding YqeG family HAD IIIA-type phosphatase; this translates as MITAWLRAARGRMLPLTRWVTPSRTAASVLDLSPQDLRAGGVRGLILDLDNTVVPWGSAAPSADVVRWVSAVRAAGLAVCIVSNSFTSRARRVGEILGVPVVSWAAKPAPWAFRRALRVLGTAPAQTALVGDQLFTDILGGNLLGLRTILVEPLSPREFVTTRWVRRLEAAVRRMVGGGPGGGTAGDSHQQPGDD